TACAGTTCCTTCATATTTTTGTAAGTGTTGCTCTAACCATCCAACTGTTTCAGCATCAAGATGGTTAGTCGGCTCATCAAGTAAAAGAATATCCGGTTTTTGAAGTAGCAGTCTGCACAGCGCAACACGTCTTCGCTCTCCGCCGGAAAGTATTTTGCACAAAGCATCTGATGGCGGACATCGTAACGCATCCATAGCCATTTCGAGTCGTGCATCAAGATCCCAACCACCCATTGCCTCTAACTTTTCCTGAACTTCGCCTTGTCTTTCGAGAAGCTTTGTCATTTCATCATCATCCATCGGTTCTGCAAACTTTTCATTTATTTTATCATACTCGCTTAGCAAATCAACAATTGATTGAACACCTTCCTGCACAATTTCTCTAACTGTTTTTGCTTCATCAAGATTCGGTTCCTGTTCAAGATATCCAATAGTAAAACCGGGAGACACAACGGTTTCTCCGTTTATATTCTTATCAACGCCAGCAAGAATTTTTAGAAGCGAGGATTTACCTGATCCATTTAAACCTATAACACCAATCTTTGCACCGTAGAAGTACGATAAATAAATATCTTTTAGTATAGGTTTGTTGTTATAGAATTTGCTTACCCCAACCATTGAGTAAATAATTTTGTTTACTTCTGCGCTCATTTATGCTTTCTTTTAATAATGTGATGTGTAAAAATAAGGAAAGGAATAATAACCTCATTATTGTTCTGCGTATTTAGGTGTGTCATTCCCGCGTAGGCGGGAATCTACCAAATAACCAATGGATTCCCCTTTGCAGGGGAATGACAAAATAATTTATATTAATTTTATATGACCCTGCTAACATACTGTTGTCAATCACTCTTTGTAGTTTTACTTAATCGATTTTTTTACAAATTAAAAAGGAGCAAATATGTCAATGATCAAAATGTTTTTGAATGAGTTGGAACAGGAAGCAGTATCTACCCGAAAGATGATGGCGATTGTACCGGATGTTAAATACGATTGGAGACCTCATCCCAAAAGTATGACGATAAGAGCATTATCAACACATATTGCAGAAATACCCGGATGGATTGGCTTGGGTATGATGCATGATGAACTAGATTTTGCTAAAACCCCCTATAATCCCAAAGTAATTAATAATACAAAAGAATTACTGGCACTGCTTGAGGAATCTGTAACCAATGCTAAATCTGTGCTGGTTGAAAAGAATGAAGATAAATTGAACGACAGATGGGTTATGAGAAACGGCGATGCTGTAATTATGGATCTTTCTAAGGCTGAAGTTATACGACACTCTTTAAGCCAGTTGATACACCATAGAGCACAGCTGGGTGTTTTTTTAAGACTGCTTGATATTCCAATACCTGGTGTTTACGGACCAAGTGCGGATGAGATGGGTAAATAAACTCACTTTAAGAGTTTGCCCAAAACATAAAAAATGCTTTAATATCATTCCCTCGAACCTGCCCGCTGTAGGCAGGAGAGGGAATCTCCATCCTTCAACACCACTCAGGAAGATAAAAATAAAAACTTTTACTAGTCTGATTTAAGTTTTTTTAATATCTCAACAGCATTTTGATTATTGGGATTAAGCTTGATAGATTTTTATAGTTAAAGATCGCTAATTCATTATTTCCGTTTTTCATATAAGCTTCGGCAATGCTATCCAACACATTTGCAGATTAGGGATAGAGCTCTGTATTTAACTTAAAAAATTAAGATAGCTTTATCAAGGAGGCCCCTGCTTAAATAATCATAACCCAAACTATTAAAACGATTTTCAGACACATTAAGATCAGTTGGGTTTTCCTGTTTTATTTTACGATATAAATTAAGTGCATTTTCAAATTGGCCTTCTTCAAATAATTCAATTGGTGCTTTTTGCCCGGGCTCCATTTTTTGGCAGTTTATCGGTTCATTTAAAAACCGCCCCAGTTCATCAGAAAAATAATAAACAGCAGTAGTTTTATCCTCATTGGGATCAATATTAAACTGCAAGTACCCCAGCCTTAATTTTATTACAAATTTGCCCTGTCCTGTATGAAACAACTGTGAATTATCAAACTTGTTAATAAATAAATTATCCTGGTCTTTGTGTACTTCAAAGTAATCGTCAGATCCCAGGGAATATCGTCCGCAATATTTATCGGCAATTTCATCCTCTATAACTACAATTTTATTTTCACCTGGAAGATATTTTTCCCAGCCATAAACTTTGGCAATACCATTTGTTATTTCTCTGATTAAGTTAGCCCCATTTTGTCCGTTTGTAAAAACAACCGCGCCGTAACCATCATTTAGATGAGATACAAATCCGGCAAAAAATCCTCTGCTGTCTCCCATATGCCCAAAGTAATTTATCTCTCCGAACATTTCTCTCATAAATACACCAAGTCCATATTGTTTTGAAACGTGCGGCGATAACATTTCTTTAGTCAGTTCAGGTGAGATTATATTATTAGACTTACCCAGATAAGATTTCTGAAGCTCGATAATATATTTAGAATAATCTTCAGTAGTGGTCCATAATCCACCGGCAGCCATATTGGGGAAAAAATATCTTTTAGCCAAAAGTGGTAATCCGCTGCTCTCGTGTCCGGCACAGGCAATTTTAATTAATTCTTCGGGCAGGGGCTGTTCAAAAGTAGTGCTGTACATTTTAAGAGGTTCAAACATTCTTTCACTTACTATTTTAGGAAAAGGTTTTCCTTCAACATCAACCGCTAATTGTTGTAAAATAGAATATCCGGCATTTGAGTATTGAAATTCAGTTCCCGGTATTTTATCAATAACCACAGCTTTTGTTTGAGATGGACTTTCTCCATTAAGTATCTGAAGATTTGTTGGGAAATTGTTTGCCAGATATACAACACCAGGAAGGAACATTGCGCCACCGCTGTGGTTCATTAAAAGAAATGGGGTAACAGCTTGTTGTGCAGTAAACTCATTTTCAGGCACTTTCCAGGAGATCAATTGTTCGTTAATGTTTTTATTTAAATCAATTTTTTCTTCATTAACCAAGTTTAATACTGTAAGTGCGGCTACGCCTTTACTTAAAGAGCCGACATTAAATAATGTTTTATCTGTAACGGGATTTTGAATTTCAGAATCCATAAAGCCGTATTGTTTAGTCCATTCAATTTTATAATCTTTAATAACAGCGATACTGACTCCCGGAACTTTATAATATTCCATTCGGTCATGCAAATTGAATGAAGGCTCTCCCTCAATCAGCGTATATGGCAGTAATCCATTTTCTACTTTTGTAATCTGTGAATCGTTTGGTTGACTATAGATGCGAGCAGGTAAAATTATCACAAAGAAAAGAACAACTAATAAAAATTGGTGTGTACTAAGTCTTTTCATTTTTTTCTCCCTTGATAAACATTTAAAAATAAAAAAAATATTAACCAATGGTTATCATAAATAAAATTTAATAGCAGGCAGCCTTTGGTCCGCTATCTGCAAAAATAACGATAGATAATATCAAAGGTGAAACGGAAAATAGAAGTTTGCAGTTCACAGTCTGCGGTTGGCAAAAAGGACAGTTCAAACAGATTCCCACCTGCGTGGGAATGACATACAAAGTAAATAAAAGAAAAGATTCTCACGTCTGCCTACCAGGATGACAGGAAAAAATAAATGAAGAGAGGGAAAGATTTCTCGCTGCGCTCGAAATGACACTTAGTTTAATGGCAATTAAATAAAAAAGAACACGATGATCTCGTGTCCTTTTAGAAACAAATCACAAAAAAAAATTAATCCTGTTCGTAAGCCATTTCACCGTGAAGTGAGCTATCTAATCCGGCTTCTTCTTCTTCTTTTGTAACCTTAACGGGAGTGATAAAATTAATTACCCAAAGCATTACATAAGAAAAAACAAAAGCATATACACAAACACCAAGAACCGTTATAACCTGTTTCCAGAAGAAATCAAAACCGCCGCCCATTAGTACGCCGTTTGTTGTAACCATAGGATTAACAGCACTTGTGGCAAACAATCCGAGTAAAATAACTCCAATTGAACCGCCAACACCATGAACACCCCAAACATCAAGAGCGTCATCCCAATGCATTTTGTTTTTTAAGGAAACTGCAAAGTAGCAAACTAGTCCGGCTATAATTCCTATAATAGCGGCACTTTGAACAGTAACA
The sequence above is drawn from the Ignavibacteriales bacterium genome and encodes:
- a CDS encoding DinB family protein, producing the protein MSMIKMFLNELEQEAVSTRKMMAIVPDVKYDWRPHPKSMTIRALSTHIAEIPGWIGLGMMHDELDFAKTPYNPKVINNTKELLALLEESVTNAKSVLVEKNEDKLNDRWVMRNGDAVIMDLSKAEVIRHSLSQLIHHRAQLGVFLRLLDIPIPGVYGPSADEMGK
- a CDS encoding beta-lactamase family protein; the encoded protein is MKRLSTHQFLLVVLFFVIILPARIYSQPNDSQITKVENGLLPYTLIEGEPSFNLHDRMEYYKVPGVSIAVIKDYKIEWTKQYGFMDSEIQNPVTDKTLFNVGSLSKGVAALTVLNLVNEEKIDLNKNINEQLISWKVPENEFTAQQAVTPFLLMNHSGGAMFLPGVVYLANNFPTNLQILNGESPSQTKAVVIDKIPGTEFQYSNAGYSILQQLAVDVEGKPFPKIVSERMFEPLKMYSTTFEQPLPEELIKIACAGHESSGLPLLAKRYFFPNMAAGGLWTTTEDYSKYIIELQKSYLGKSNNIISPELTKEMLSPHVSKQYGLGVFMREMFGEINYFGHMGDSRGFFAGFVSHLNDGYGAVVFTNGQNGANLIREITNGIAKVYGWEKYLPGENKIVVIEDEIADKYCGRYSLGSDDYFEVHKDQDNLFINKFDNSQLFHTGQGKFVIKLRLGYLQFNIDPNEDKTTAVYYFSDELGRFLNEPINCQKMEPGQKAPIELFEEGQFENALNLYRKIKQENPTDLNVSENRFNSLGYDYLSRGLLDKAILIF